From one Thermatribacter velox genomic stretch:
- the argH gene encoding argininosuccinate lyase translates to MTKEGTFLWGGRFERKPDAETVAFSTSIGEDYRLYPFDILGSIAHCMMLERVGIISQQEREELCDGLRSIYRELQEGKIDFTPFEDIHSLVEHRLRELKGQVADKLHTARSRNDQIVLDERLYLREMIAVVIEKIITLQERILEQARAYPDLVMPGFTHFQPAQPVLYAYHMMAYFYMLERDIERFWDSLKRVNVLPLGAGALAGTSLPIDREYVASLLAFPKVQENGMDAVSDRDFILEFLFDLLSLFVHLSRLSEELVVWSSPLFGFIEMDEALTTGSSIMPQKKNPDLAELLRGKCGEFLGALVSLAATLKGLPLAYNRDLQQDKKPLFRSAEEALSSLDIAAKLVAGMRPLPQNMEQALKKGFLTATDLAEFLVEKGVPFRKAHHLVGRIVRKMLEEGRELTSLRAEDLGEYASLFEETLKERLDEQKSPLFKKSLGSTAPDEVRRQVVQAEINLEQWKKSLEKLKEEWKTSFEKLLFFKE, encoded by the coding sequence ATGACTAAAGAAGGAACTTTTCTCTGGGGAGGCAGGTTTGAGCGAAAACCTGATGCTGAAACCGTTGCCTTTTCCACCTCAATCGGAGAAGACTACCGGTTGTATCCTTTCGATATATTGGGAAGCATTGCCCATTGCATGATGCTGGAGCGGGTAGGCATCATCAGTCAGCAGGAGCGGGAAGAACTCTGCGATGGTTTGCGGTCTATATATCGGGAGTTGCAAGAAGGCAAGATAGACTTTACTCCCTTCGAGGATATCCACAGCCTGGTGGAACACCGTTTGCGGGAGTTGAAAGGGCAGGTTGCCGACAAGCTGCACACTGCACGCTCTCGGAATGACCAGATAGTACTTGATGAGCGACTTTATCTTCGGGAAATGATTGCAGTAGTGATTGAAAAGATAATAACCCTGCAGGAAAGAATTCTTGAGCAGGCCAGGGCGTATCCAGACCTGGTGATGCCCGGATTTACTCACTTTCAACCAGCGCAGCCGGTTCTTTACGCCTACCATATGATGGCTTATTTTTATATGCTGGAACGGGACATAGAACGTTTCTGGGATAGTTTGAAACGGGTTAATGTTCTTCCCCTTGGGGCGGGCGCGCTGGCGGGGACTTCTCTGCCCATAGACCGTGAGTATGTGGCTTCACTTCTGGCTTTCCCAAAAGTCCAGGAAAATGGTATGGATGCGGTCTCTGACCGGGATTTCATCTTGGAGTTTCTTTTTGACCTTCTGTCGTTATTTGTGCATCTCAGCAGATTGAGCGAAGAACTGGTAGTTTGGAGCAGCCCTCTTTTTGGATTTATAGAAATGGACGAAGCCCTGACCACAGGTTCAAGTATCATGCCTCAGAAAAAAAATCCCGACCTTGCAGAACTCTTGCGGGGAAAATGCGGCGAATTTCTGGGTGCTCTGGTCAGCCTGGCTGCCACCTTGAAGGGATTGCCTCTTGCTTACAACAGGGATTTGCAGCAGGACAAAAAGCCTCTTTTCAGGAGTGCCGAAGAGGCACTGTCATCTCTTGATATTGCAGCAAAACTTGTTGCAGGAATGCGACCTTTGCCACAAAACATGGAGCAAGCCCTGAAAAAAGGCTTTCTTACTGCTACAGACCTTGCAGAATTCCTGGTTGAAAAAGGTGTTCCGTTCCGCAAAGCTCATCACCTGGTTGGAAGAATAGTGAGGAAAATGCTTGAGGAAGGGAGAGAACTGACTTCCCTCAGAGCTGAAGACCTGGGTGAATATGCTTCTCTCTTTGAGGAAACCCTTAAAGAGAGACTTGATGAGCAAAAGTCTCCGCTCTTTAAAAAGTCTCTGGGTAGTACTGCACCGGATGAGGTGAGAAGGCAAGTAGTTCAGGCAGAGATAAATCTTGAGCAGTGGAAGAAATCACTTGAAAAACTGAAAGAAGAGTGGAAGACAAGCTTTGAGAAGCTTCTGTTTTTCAAGGAGTGA
- the glnA gene encoding type I glutamate--ammonia ligase, with product MSDSLKETLYKIKELKIDFLRLQFVDILGIPKNVEIPVKRAEVALYEGVGFDGSSIEGFVRIEESDMKLFPDVSTFMVLPWEEERKVARMICDVKKPNGELFEGCPRTNLKRCLEKLSERRWTLKVGTEAEFFILRYSEGKIVTSDKGSYFDLLPLDTEEGLRRDMVIALEKLGLNIEAAHHEVGHSQHEIDFEYGDALSIADNIITLKIAVKTLALRRGYIATFMPKPFFGVAGSGMHTHLSLFEEEKNLFYDPQSPDGLSKIARGFIAGLLQHARAYTAITNPLVNSYKRLVPGYEAPVYIAWAEKNRSPLVRVPPQRGKGTRAELRNPDPACNPYLAFSVILAAGMDGVDRELDPGKPLNNVNLYQVNDKEREEWGIDFLPSSLEEALKFLEEDEVIKNALTPHILDYYLKAKREEWKEYKNTVHPWEIERYLELY from the coding sequence ATGAGTGATAGTTTGAAGGAAACGCTCTACAAGATAAAAGAGCTAAAAATCGATTTTCTACGTTTGCAGTTTGTCGATATCCTTGGGATACCGAAAAATGTTGAGATCCCCGTTAAGAGGGCGGAAGTTGCTCTGTATGAGGGGGTAGGATTCGACGGTTCTTCGATAGAAGGTTTCGTGCGCATTGAAGAGTCAGACATGAAACTTTTCCCAGATGTCAGTACCTTCATGGTCTTGCCCTGGGAAGAGGAGAGAAAAGTTGCCAGGATGATTTGTGATGTCAAAAAGCCCAATGGAGAGCTGTTTGAAGGCTGCCCTCGCACTAACTTGAAAAGATGTCTTGAAAAGCTCAGCGAAAGAAGATGGACTCTTAAGGTGGGTACGGAAGCAGAATTTTTTATTCTCCGCTATAGCGAGGGAAAAATCGTGACCAGTGACAAAGGCAGTTATTTTGACCTTCTACCTCTGGATACCGAAGAGGGCTTGCGCCGTGATATGGTCATTGCTCTGGAAAAGTTAGGCCTGAACATTGAAGCCGCTCACCATGAAGTGGGGCATTCCCAGCACGAGATTGATTTTGAATATGGAGACGCTTTGAGTATTGCCGATAATATCATCACCCTGAAAATAGCTGTTAAGACGCTGGCTCTGCGTAGAGGTTATATAGCTACCTTCATGCCCAAACCCTTTTTTGGTGTTGCTGGCTCAGGCATGCATACCCACCTTTCGCTTTTTGAGGAAGAAAAAAACCTCTTTTATGACCCTCAATCTCCTGATGGCCTTAGCAAAATAGCCCGAGGGTTTATAGCGGGTCTCCTGCAACACGCTCGTGCTTATACGGCAATTACCAACCCCCTGGTTAATTCCTATAAACGATTAGTCCCTGGTTATGAGGCGCCGGTCTATATAGCCTGGGCTGAAAAAAACCGTAGTCCTCTGGTACGTGTTCCTCCACAACGAGGCAAGGGAACCAGGGCTGAGCTGCGAAATCCGGATCCTGCTTGCAATCCTTATCTTGCTTTTTCGGTAATACTCGCTGCTGGTATGGACGGTGTGGATAGGGAGCTGGATCCTGGGAAGCCCCTGAATAACGTTAATCTTTACCAGGTAAACGACAAAGAACGAGAGGAGTGGGGCATAGACTTCCTTCCTTCTTCCCTGGAAGAGGCATTGAAATTCCTTGAAGAAGATGAGGTTATAAAAAATGCGCTCACACCCCACATTCTCGATTATTACTTGAAAGCAAAAAGAGAAGAGTGGAAAGAGTACAAAAATACTGTGCACCCCTGGGAAATTGAGCGCTATTTGGAGCTTTATTGA
- the mnmG gene encoding tRNA uridine-5-carboxymethylaminomethyl(34) synthesis enzyme MnmG, translating into MTNLHYDVIVVGGGHAGCEAAHAAASMGLKTALITMTVHGIALMPCNPAIGGPGKGHVVREIDALGGLMARVTDLTTIHIKKVNTGKGPAVQTLRAQVQRDRYSMTMREFLEKNPHLDLIQGEVEELLLDGEGKIKGVRTKYGSTFFAPAVVLTTGTFLNGVIRIGELSYPAGRHGEFPACGLSESLRKIGLTLGRLNTCTPPRLDRRTIDFSKMEEQKSDEEPLCFSFEGTPKVYHGCSVFITRTTRKTCEIIKSNFHRSPLLYVFADSSPVRECPSLEDKVYRFPDKENHLIFLEPEGKDTNEIYTQGIFTSLPEEVQLQIIHSIPGLEKAHIIRPGYGIEYDFVLPTQLKASLECKKVPGLFLAGQINGTSGYEEAAGQGIIAGINAARYVQGKPPIILGRNESYIGVMIDDLVTKGVEEPYRLRTGKVEYRLAIRHSNADLRLAHHAFEAGTISRERYQRVQEKKQMIQQEIRRLEETSVSPSPELNALLERKGTAPIKETTRLATLLTRPQISYLDLAPFDPQRPFLPPQIIEEVEIEIKYRGYIERQQRTINEFLRLERKVIPGDFDYSTVTGLSQEAKERLEKVRPQTLGQASRIPGVTPSDVLALSIILEKYRSDRDHSTTGRA; encoded by the coding sequence ATGACGAACCTGCACTATGATGTGATAGTCGTTGGAGGCGGACACGCAGGTTGTGAAGCTGCACATGCAGCTGCCTCCATGGGGCTTAAAACAGCTCTCATCACCATGACCGTGCATGGCATTGCCCTGATGCCCTGCAATCCAGCCATAGGAGGACCTGGTAAAGGTCACGTGGTGAGAGAAATCGATGCTCTGGGAGGGTTGATGGCCCGGGTAACGGACCTGACTACAATCCACATTAAAAAGGTAAACACCGGTAAAGGCCCGGCAGTTCAAACTCTGCGCGCCCAGGTTCAGCGCGACCGTTACAGTATGACCATGAGAGAGTTTTTAGAAAAAAATCCCCATCTCGACCTTATTCAGGGTGAAGTTGAAGAACTGCTTCTCGACGGAGAGGGCAAAATAAAAGGAGTCAGAACCAAATACGGGAGCACATTTTTCGCACCTGCGGTTGTCTTGACCACCGGAACTTTTCTAAACGGCGTTATACGAATAGGAGAACTTAGCTACCCTGCAGGAAGGCACGGCGAATTTCCTGCTTGCGGGCTGAGCGAGTCGCTCAGAAAAATTGGCCTGACACTGGGCAGGTTAAACACCTGTACTCCTCCCCGTCTGGATAGAAGAACCATTGATTTTTCAAAAATGGAAGAGCAAAAAAGCGATGAAGAACCGCTCTGCTTTTCCTTTGAAGGAACTCCCAAAGTATACCATGGTTGTTCGGTATTTATAACCCGCACTACCCGTAAAACCTGTGAAATTATAAAGTCCAATTTTCACCGTTCTCCCCTCCTTTATGTATTCGCTGATTCTTCCCCGGTGAGAGAGTGCCCATCACTTGAAGACAAGGTTTACCGTTTTCCGGACAAGGAAAACCACCTCATTTTTCTTGAGCCAGAAGGGAAAGACACCAATGAAATCTATACTCAAGGAATATTCACGTCACTTCCCGAGGAAGTCCAGTTACAAATCATTCATTCCATCCCGGGACTGGAAAAAGCCCATATTATAAGACCAGGATACGGAATAGAGTACGATTTCGTCTTGCCCACTCAGCTCAAAGCTTCGCTGGAGTGCAAAAAGGTACCGGGCCTCTTTCTGGCAGGACAGATAAACGGTACTTCGGGTTACGAAGAAGCAGCAGGTCAGGGAATAATTGCAGGCATCAATGCCGCTCGCTACGTTCAGGGTAAACCACCCATTATTCTGGGGAGGAATGAAAGCTATATAGGTGTCATGATAGATGACCTGGTTACCAAAGGAGTTGAGGAACCTTACCGCCTGAGAACGGGGAAAGTCGAGTATCGTCTTGCCATCCGCCACAGCAATGCCGACTTACGCCTTGCTCATCATGCTTTCGAAGCTGGAACCATAAGTCGGGAACGATATCAGAGAGTTCAGGAAAAGAAACAAATGATTCAGCAGGAAATTCGCCGCCTTGAGGAAACCTCCGTTTCACCTTCTCCAGAGCTAAATGCTTTGCTGGAGCGAAAAGGGACTGCTCCCATCAAGGAAACTACTCGACTCGCAACCCTGCTCACCAGACCACAGATAAGCTATTTAGATCTGGCCCCCTTTGATCCCCAGAGACCTTTCTTGCCCCCCCAGATTATTGAGGAAGTAGAAATTGAAATCAAATATCGTGGCTATATTGAGCGGCAGCAAAGAACAATAAACGAGTTCCTGCGTCTGGAGAGAAAGGTTATTCCTGGAGACTTTGACTATTCAACAGTCACTGGTCTTTCTCAGGAAGCCAAAGAACGGCTCGAAAAAGTCAGACCCCAAACCCTTGGACAGGCTTCACGAATCCCGGGAGTCACACCCTCTGATGTTCTGGCTCTTTCCATAATACTTGAAAAATATCGGTCCGACAGAGACCATTCCACTACCGGCAGAGCGTAG
- a CDS encoding isoaspartyl peptidase/L-asparaginase family protein — translation MLQKGAIAVHGGIYKDEIPDIEETLIKACETGLDFLSSGNAVDAVEEAVKILEDDPHLNAGTGSYPNLLGEVEMSASIMKDDLSCGGVAGIKAIRHPISVARGVMEKTPHVLLVGEGANLFARLLGFESYNPVSELTVKTLKNSLKKAANEQNSIYAYYLEQARKKLKDLGLGTVGAVVLDNTGHLAAGTSTGGIEMQLPGRVGDSPIPGCGTYACRFGAVSMTGEGEGIIKLGLARRIAEWMETLSPQEAVNRGMEMAKEWNVTCGAIAINARGEFGWGQNGGNLSFAYLTVASEQPLLFKRL, via the coding sequence ATGTTGCAGAAGGGAGCTATCGCTGTTCACGGTGGTATTTACAAGGATGAAATTCCAGATATTGAAGAAACCCTGATTAAGGCTTGCGAGACAGGTCTTGATTTTCTCTCCTCTGGAAACGCAGTGGATGCAGTTGAAGAAGCCGTAAAAATTCTGGAGGATGACCCCCACTTGAACGCCGGTACTGGTTCTTACCCTAATTTGCTTGGTGAGGTGGAAATGTCAGCAAGTATCATGAAGGATGACCTTTCCTGCGGGGGTGTAGCGGGGATTAAAGCCATTCGCCATCCTATATCAGTGGCCAGAGGAGTAATGGAAAAAACACCTCACGTTTTGCTGGTTGGTGAGGGTGCCAATTTATTTGCTCGCCTTCTGGGTTTTGAGTCTTACAATCCAGTGTCAGAACTTACCGTGAAAACGCTCAAAAATTCTTTGAAAAAGGCGGCCAATGAGCAGAACTCAATATATGCTTATTATCTGGAACAGGCCAGAAAAAAGTTAAAGGACCTGGGCCTTGGTACGGTGGGCGCAGTGGTGCTGGATAATACAGGGCATCTGGCGGCGGGGACCTCCACTGGGGGCATTGAAATGCAACTTCCAGGAAGAGTTGGTGATTCTCCCATCCCGGGTTGTGGTACCTATGCCTGCCGGTTTGGGGCAGTGTCTATGACCGGGGAAGGCGAAGGGATTATCAAGCTGGGTCTGGCAAGGAGAATTGCGGAGTGGATGGAAACCCTTTCTCCTCAGGAAGCTGTTAATCGAGGTATGGAAATGGCCAAGGAATGGAATGTTACTTGCGGTGCTATAGCTATCAATGCTCGGGGAGAATTTGGGTGGGGTCAGAATGGAGGAAATCTTTCTTTCGCTTATCTCACTGTTGCATCCGAGCAGCCTTTGCTTTTTAAGCGGTTGTGA
- the argS gene encoding arginine--tRNA ligase, with product MSRLITDLIHQKVTKVITDCFPNLGDVPFNVEPARDKRHGDFATNAAFLLSRRLKQPALKVAEKIVPGLEKELTDIARVEVAGGGFINFLLYDPIVLSFLKEALQEKENYGNLDLGSGKRIQVEFVSVNPTGPLHVGHGKCAAFGDALSRLLKKAGFVVEKEYYINDAGRQIDLLGLSLEARLRQLLGEDAQLPEEGYQGEYLIDIARKFLEEKGKEVLSYPDEQRLQVLKEYAVRNVLDEIKQDLSRFRVEFDVWFSERELYEKKYVDRVLSLLKERGYTYEKDGALWLQTTRWGDDKDRVLIRENGLPTYFASDIAYHYHKFERKFDKVIDVWGADHHGYIPRMQAAMRALGLPEDFLEVFIVQFVTLLRGGQPERMSTRQGEFVPLRKLLDEVGVDVARYYFLMRDPATHLDFDIEEAKQQSMENPVYYIQYAHARICSLFREAEKKGFSVPEEKYEVLTFSNLEEREIGKKIAYFPELIRRSAVARQPYMICNYLHELAALFHSFYNSYRVVDRGDPGLTHSRLLLCRATQIVLQNGLDILGINAPQTM from the coding sequence ATGAGCCGTCTTATAACTGATTTAATTCATCAGAAAGTTACAAAAGTAATAACTGATTGTTTCCCGAACTTGGGAGATGTGCCTTTTAACGTCGAACCGGCGAGAGATAAAAGACACGGTGATTTTGCAACCAATGCGGCTTTTCTTTTGTCGCGAAGGCTCAAACAGCCCGCTCTTAAGGTAGCAGAAAAGATAGTTCCAGGTTTGGAGAAGGAATTAACTGATATTGCCAGAGTGGAGGTAGCCGGGGGCGGTTTTATCAACTTTTTGCTTTATGACCCCATAGTGCTTTCTTTTCTCAAAGAAGCTCTTCAGGAAAAAGAGAACTATGGCAATCTCGACTTAGGAAGTGGGAAGCGAATCCAGGTAGAATTTGTAAGTGTCAATCCTACTGGTCCTCTTCATGTCGGTCACGGAAAGTGCGCGGCTTTTGGTGATGCGCTCTCCAGGTTGCTAAAGAAAGCTGGATTTGTGGTAGAGAAAGAGTATTACATAAACGATGCGGGGAGACAAATAGATTTATTGGGTTTATCGCTTGAAGCTCGGTTGCGCCAGCTCTTAGGTGAGGATGCTCAGCTTCCAGAAGAAGGATATCAAGGAGAGTATCTTATTGATATTGCCCGAAAATTTCTGGAAGAAAAAGGCAAAGAAGTCCTTTCTTATCCCGATGAGCAGCGCCTGCAGGTATTAAAAGAATATGCAGTGCGCAACGTGCTTGACGAAATCAAGCAGGACCTTTCTCGTTTCAGGGTAGAGTTTGACGTCTGGTTTAGTGAACGAGAACTTTACGAGAAAAAATATGTGGACAGAGTACTTTCTCTCCTCAAGGAGAGAGGCTATACCTATGAGAAAGACGGAGCGCTCTGGTTGCAGACCACAAGATGGGGTGACGACAAAGACAGGGTCTTAATCAGAGAAAACGGGTTGCCCACCTATTTTGCTTCTGACATAGCCTATCACTATCACAAGTTTGAGCGTAAATTTGACAAGGTCATTGATGTCTGGGGAGCAGATCACCATGGATACATACCCAGGATGCAGGCTGCTATGAGAGCTCTGGGTCTGCCCGAAGACTTTTTAGAGGTTTTTATTGTGCAGTTTGTAACCCTCCTCAGAGGTGGACAACCGGAGCGCATGTCAACTCGGCAGGGTGAATTTGTGCCTCTCCGAAAGCTCCTCGATGAAGTTGGTGTTGATGTAGCGCGTTACTACTTTCTTATGCGCGACCCGGCAACACATCTTGACTTTGATATTGAGGAAGCCAAGCAACAATCAATGGAAAATCCCGTCTATTACATTCAATACGCTCATGCCAGAATTTGTTCTCTATTCAGGGAAGCTGAGAAGAAAGGATTTTCAGTTCCAGAGGAGAAATACGAGGTTTTAACGTTTTCCAATCTGGAAGAGAGGGAAATTGGTAAGAAAATCGCTTATTTCCCGGAACTGATTAGAAGAAGTGCCGTAGCCAGACAACCCTATATGATTTGCAATTACCTGCATGAGCTGGCTGCTCTTTTCCATAGCTTTTACAATTCTTATCGGGTAGTTGACAGAGGAGACCCGGGTTTGACTCATTCCAGGCTTCTTTTGTGTCGCGCTACACAAATTGTGCTTCAGAACGGACTGGACATTCTTGGAATAAATGCTCCTCAAACAATGTAA
- a CDS encoding CTP synthase has product MVKGKYIFITGGVVSSLGKGITAASIGRILKSRGLKVTMQKFDPYINVDAGTMNPYQHGEVFVTYDGGETDLDLGHYERFIDEELSRSSNVTTGKIYSSVISKERRGDYLGATVQVIPHITNQIKEEIFSLREKAAASVSIVEIGGTVGDIESLPFLEAIRQIKNDVGKENCLYIHVTLVPYVEAAKELKSKPTQHSVKELRSIGIQPDIIVCRSSYPITEEVISKIALFCDIQRDAVIPVPDAESIYEVPLILERSGVGELITERLSLHKTHPDFSEWIQIVEKIKNSREEVSVGLVGKYVASKDAYLSICEALRHAGAHLGLKVKVIPIEAENLVNSDLHCLQKVDAILVPGGFGQRGIEGKVEAVRFARENMVPFFGICLGMQAAVIEFARNVANLKGANSTEFDPDTPYPVIDLLPDQRSKREKGGTMRLGNYLCVLNDSKSKNLYGKEKVFERHRHRYELNAEFVSTLEKAGMTMAGYNPEYGVVEIIEISDHPWFVGVQFHPEFLSRPNRPHPLFLGFVEAAYQHKLKR; this is encoded by the coding sequence ATGGTCAAAGGAAAATACATATTTATAACCGGTGGTGTGGTTTCCTCCCTGGGTAAGGGCATTACTGCTGCTTCCATAGGCCGCATTTTGAAAAGCAGGGGTCTGAAAGTAACCATGCAAAAGTTTGACCCTTATATCAATGTGGACGCAGGTACCATGAATCCTTATCAGCATGGGGAGGTTTTTGTTACCTATGATGGTGGGGAGACAGACCTGGACCTGGGTCACTACGAACGCTTCATAGATGAAGAGCTCTCCCGGTCCAGCAATGTCACTACGGGAAAAATATATAGTTCGGTTATAAGCAAGGAACGAAGAGGGGATTACTTAGGTGCCACGGTACAGGTTATCCCCCATATTACCAATCAAATCAAAGAAGAAATTTTTTCCCTTCGTGAAAAAGCTGCTGCTTCAGTATCTATCGTAGAGATTGGAGGGACTGTGGGAGATATTGAAAGTCTTCCTTTTCTGGAAGCAATTCGCCAGATCAAAAACGACGTGGGTAAAGAAAACTGTCTTTATATTCACGTTACCCTGGTACCCTACGTTGAAGCAGCTAAAGAGCTCAAATCCAAACCTACCCAGCATAGTGTTAAAGAATTACGCAGTATCGGTATTCAGCCCGATATTATAGTTTGTCGTTCTTCTTATCCCATTACCGAAGAAGTTATTTCTAAAATTGCTCTCTTCTGTGATATTCAGCGAGACGCTGTTATACCGGTTCCCGATGCAGAATCAATTTATGAAGTGCCTTTAATCTTAGAAAGAAGTGGAGTAGGCGAATTAATAACCGAGAGGCTCTCTCTGCATAAGACTCATCCTGATTTCAGCGAGTGGATTCAGATTGTGGAAAAGATTAAGAATTCCCGGGAAGAAGTCAGTGTGGGGCTGGTCGGCAAGTACGTTGCTTCCAAAGACGCATACCTAAGTATATGTGAGGCCTTGAGACATGCTGGTGCTCATCTCGGCCTGAAGGTCAAAGTAATACCCATAGAAGCTGAAAACCTGGTCAACAGCGACCTCCACTGTCTTCAAAAAGTGGATGCGATACTGGTCCCTGGAGGGTTTGGTCAACGAGGGATTGAAGGCAAAGTAGAAGCAGTACGTTTTGCACGTGAAAATATGGTGCCCTTTTTTGGTATTTGCTTAGGCATGCAGGCTGCGGTTATAGAATTTGCCCGAAACGTTGCTAATCTGAAGGGTGCTAATTCCACAGAATTTGACCCTGACACTCCTTATCCAGTAATAGACCTTCTTCCTGACCAGCGAAGCAAGAGGGAAAAGGGAGGTACTATGCGGTTAGGGAATTACCTCTGCGTGCTCAATGACTCTAAAAGCAAAAACCTCTATGGTAAAGAAAAAGTCTTCGAGCGACATCGGCATCGTTATGAGCTCAATGCCGAGTTTGTGTCTACTCTGGAAAAGGCGGGTATGACCATGGCTGGCTACAACCCGGAATATGGAGTAGTGGAAATCATCGAAATATCTGATCATCCCTGGTTTGTGGGTGTTCAGTTCCACCCGGAATTTCTTTCCCGACCTAACCGACCTCACCCACTCTTTTTGGGGTTTGTAGAAGCGGCTTATCAGCACAAATTGAAGCGGTGA
- the murI gene encoding glutamate racemase, whose amino-acid sequence MKTFVNSSLGIIDSGVGGLSVVKAVREVFPVRNVIYVADPANFPYGEKSKEELLILVSPIIEYLTRVERVQALVIACGTLSSVCFEDFCKRYPIPIFDIVRPAVREAAFATRKKRVGVLATRTTVRSKRFARLFESLDNSVTVYEEAWPDFIEEVERGAFDTPFWRKEIKTRLERFTSLDVDTLILGCTHFALIETFFKKLLGDDSELMLINPARACALELQKALDTEGVIESNPGKSEVRCLVRGDVGHFENLLRIFVSENSCKVRAFGS is encoded by the coding sequence ATGAAAACCTTTGTGAACAGTTCTCTGGGTATTATAGACTCTGGCGTTGGTGGTCTCAGTGTTGTAAAAGCAGTACGAGAGGTTTTCCCTGTCAGAAACGTTATTTACGTTGCTGACCCTGCCAATTTTCCCTATGGGGAAAAGAGCAAAGAGGAGCTTTTAATTCTGGTGTCTCCAATCATCGAGTATTTGACCAGGGTTGAGCGTGTTCAGGCTCTGGTCATTGCCTGTGGTACGCTGAGCTCTGTCTGTTTTGAAGATTTTTGCAAAAGGTATCCAATCCCCATCTTTGATATTGTTCGACCTGCGGTTAGAGAGGCTGCGTTTGCAACACGCAAAAAGCGTGTTGGCGTTCTGGCAACCAGAACCACTGTGCGTTCAAAGCGCTTTGCAAGGCTCTTTGAAAGCCTGGATAACAGTGTTACAGTCTATGAAGAGGCCTGGCCAGATTTTATCGAAGAGGTAGAAAGAGGTGCTTTCGACACACCTTTCTGGCGGAAGGAAATAAAAACGAGGCTTGAGCGGTTTACATCCTTAGACGTGGATACCTTGATTCTGGGATGTACCCACTTTGCTCTGATTGAAACTTTTTTTAAGAAACTACTTGGAGACGATTCAGAATTAATGCTGATAAACCCAGCGCGGGCCTGTGCGCTTGAACTTCAAAAGGCTCTGGACACTGAAGGTGTTATCGAGAGTAATCCTGGAAAAAGTGAGGTTCGTTGTTTGGTTAGAGGAGATGTGGGGCATTTTGAGAACTTGCTCCGAATCTTTGTTTCCGAAAATTCCTGTAAAGTAAGAGCTTTTGGTTCATAG
- the ispE gene encoding 4-(cytidine 5'-diphospho)-2-C-methyl-D-erythritol kinase codes for MIEYRFLSHAKINWRLHIGSLRSDGYHNIITVMQKISLGDEVRVVFPALEDVVTCSESIPTDKNSPLMKVLHLIREIKPSLKRFCFEIQILKRIPQQSGLGGASSNAGTLLRALNKLLKLGLDEKELVKIAIQLGSDVPFFASDYVFALVRGKGEVVVPIPDPPQRELVLVCPSFGISTAWAYQAWDLKVGASQGFREKDERNKVLVVESEDSLLRDVHNDFEEVVFAHYPELFSYKRKLYQAGCEKAFLSGSGSTLVGVLPQENHRTKNMVVELFRDEPVRVVFCKTLCQEPALPAFCRGRV; via the coding sequence GTGATTGAATACCGCTTTTTATCCCATGCCAAGATTAATTGGCGTTTGCATATTGGTTCTTTGCGCTCTGATGGTTATCATAACATTATTACTGTCATGCAAAAAATATCTCTGGGTGACGAGGTGAGAGTGGTTTTTCCAGCTTTGGAAGATGTGGTTACCTGTTCAGAGAGTATACCCACCGATAAAAACAGTCCTTTGATGAAGGTTTTGCATTTAATACGGGAGATTAAACCCTCTTTGAAAAGATTCTGCTTTGAAATTCAAATTTTAAAACGCATTCCTCAACAGAGCGGTTTAGGTGGGGCAAGTTCTAACGCAGGCACTCTTTTGAGAGCCTTGAACAAGCTTTTGAAGCTGGGATTGGATGAAAAAGAATTAGTTAAAATTGCGATACAGTTGGGGTCCGATGTACCTTTTTTTGCAAGTGATTATGTTTTCGCTCTGGTTAGAGGAAAAGGTGAAGTCGTCGTTCCCATCCCCGATCCTCCGCAAAGAGAGCTGGTCCTGGTTTGTCCATCTTTTGGTATTTCCACAGCCTGGGCGTATCAGGCATGGGACCTGAAGGTAGGAGCTTCTCAAGGCTTTAGAGAAAAAGACGAGCGGAACAAAGTTCTGGTTGTAGAAAGCGAGGACTCTCTTCTTCGAGATGTTCATAATGACTTTGAAGAAGTAGTATTTGCACATTATCCGGAGCTGTTTTCCTATAAAAGAAAGCTGTATCAGGCTGGTTGCGAAAAAGCTTTTTTGAGTGGTAGCGGGTCCACTCTGGTGGGTGTACTTCCTCAAGAGAACCACAGAACTAAAAACATGGTAGTGGAACTTTTCAGGGATGAGCCCGTGCGGGTCGTCTTTTGCAAGACGCTTTGTCAGGAACCAGCGTTACCTGCTTTTTGTAGAGGGAGGGTATAG